A section of the Kribbella sp. HUAS MG21 genome encodes:
- a CDS encoding glycosyltransferase family 4 protein — protein MRIGVVCPYSLGTPGGVQNHVRDLAEALLAVGHEVSVLAPVDDSGDVPPYVVSSGRAVGVPYNGSVARVTFGPRTAARVKSWLAEGDFDVVHVHEPTTPSASIIALWSAEGPFVATFHTWQVRSRAMSVAAGLLRPALEKIDARIAVSENARSMMVQHIGGEAVVIPNGLYTARFKGSPRPEWMGEDGTVSFLGRLDEPRKGLAVLLAAVPALLAERPRLKILVAGSGHPDEARRSLPARYHDNVLFLGAIDDEARADMLAGSDLYVAPHLGGESFGIVLLEAMAAGAPVLASNLPAFRQVLDGGRLGELFPRGDVGELVSRALRLLRRPDEREQLRSAGLAAVPKYDWSVLLPELLSVYELVARR, from the coding sequence GTGAGGATCGGTGTCGTGTGCCCGTACTCGCTGGGCACACCCGGCGGGGTGCAGAACCACGTCCGCGACCTCGCCGAGGCGCTGCTCGCGGTCGGCCACGAGGTCTCGGTCCTCGCCCCGGTCGACGACTCCGGCGACGTCCCGCCGTACGTCGTCTCGTCCGGACGGGCGGTCGGCGTGCCGTACAACGGGTCGGTCGCGCGGGTGACCTTCGGTCCGCGGACCGCGGCGCGGGTGAAGAGCTGGCTCGCGGAGGGGGACTTCGACGTCGTCCACGTCCACGAGCCGACCACGCCGAGCGCGTCGATCATCGCGCTCTGGTCCGCCGAGGGCCCGTTCGTCGCGACCTTCCACACCTGGCAGGTGCGGTCCCGGGCGATGAGCGTGGCGGCCGGTCTGCTGCGGCCCGCGCTGGAGAAGATCGACGCCCGGATCGCGGTGTCCGAGAACGCCCGATCGATGATGGTGCAGCACATCGGCGGCGAGGCGGTGGTGATCCCGAACGGGCTCTACACCGCGCGCTTCAAGGGCAGTCCGCGGCCGGAGTGGATGGGTGAGGACGGGACGGTCAGCTTCCTCGGCCGCCTGGACGAGCCGCGCAAGGGCCTCGCCGTGCTGCTGGCCGCCGTACCCGCGTTGCTGGCCGAGCGACCCCGGCTGAAGATCCTGGTGGCCGGATCCGGACACCCGGACGAGGCGCGGCGGTCGCTGCCCGCGCGGTACCACGACAACGTGCTGTTCCTCGGCGCGATCGACGACGAGGCCCGCGCCGACATGCTGGCCGGGTCGGACCTGTACGTCGCCCCGCATCTCGGCGGCGAGAGCTTCGGGATCGTGCTGCTGGAGGCGATGGCCGCGGGCGCGCCGGTGCTCGCGAGCAATCTGCCCGCGTTCCGCCAGGTGCTGGACGGTGGGCGGCTGGGGGAGTTGTTCCCGCGCGGTGACGTCGGTGAACTCGTGTCCCGCGCGCTGCGCCTGCTCCGTCGCCCCGACGAACGCGAGCAGCTCCGCTCCGCGGGCCTGGCCGCCGTACCGAAGTACGACTGGTCGGTCCTGCTGCCCGAGCTGCTTTCCGTCTACGAGCTCGTCGCCCGCCGATAG
- a CDS encoding phosphatidylinositol mannoside acyltransferase: MDGLRHRVVDLAFALAWTLVRRLPERTVSWLFRLAADRTYRRNGRGVRRLRGNLAAVRPDAGEAELDALTQAGMRSYLRYWQEAFRLPEWSAEEIVSSVRTVNEKLLRDAYAAGNGVICALPHLANYDHAGAWAGLTGMPVSTVAERLKPESLFDRFIAYRKKLGMEVLPLTGGADDVTGVLADRLRAGGFVCLVADRDLSERGVPVTFFGRPSRMPVGPAALSLKTGAPLIPATLHYDGPDLVITFHDAIEPDGGAAAMTQRCADAFAAGIAAHPQDWHMLQRIFLDE; this comes from the coding sequence ATGGACGGTCTCCGGCACCGGGTGGTCGACCTGGCTTTCGCGCTCGCCTGGACCCTGGTACGGCGCCTGCCCGAGCGAACGGTCAGCTGGCTGTTCAGGCTGGCCGCGGACCGCACCTACCGGCGCAACGGCCGCGGCGTACGGCGCCTGCGCGGCAACCTGGCCGCCGTACGCCCGGACGCCGGCGAGGCCGAGCTGGATGCGCTCACCCAGGCCGGCATGCGCTCGTACCTGCGCTACTGGCAGGAGGCCTTCCGGCTGCCGGAGTGGAGCGCCGAGGAGATCGTCAGCAGCGTGCGGACGGTCAACGAGAAGCTGCTGCGCGACGCGTACGCCGCCGGAAACGGCGTCATCTGCGCGCTCCCGCACCTCGCGAACTACGACCATGCGGGCGCCTGGGCCGGCCTGACCGGCATGCCGGTGTCGACGGTTGCCGAGCGACTGAAGCCGGAGTCGCTGTTCGACCGCTTCATCGCCTACCGCAAGAAGCTCGGCATGGAGGTGCTCCCGCTCACGGGCGGTGCCGATGACGTAACTGGCGTACTGGCGGATCGTCTGCGGGCCGGCGGCTTCGTGTGCCTGGTGGCCGACCGCGACCTGTCCGAGCGCGGCGTCCCGGTGACGTTCTTCGGCCGGCCGTCCCGGATGCCGGTCGGCCCCGCCGCGCTGAGCCTCAAGACCGGTGCGCCGCTGATCCCGGCGACCCTGCACTACGACGGCCCGGACCTGGTGATCACGTTCCACGACGCGATCGAGCCCGACGGCGGGGCGGCGGCGATGACCCAGCGCTGCGCGGACGCGTTCGCGGCCGGCATCGCCGCGCACCCGCAGGACTGGCACATGCTGCAGAGGATCTTCCTCGACGAGTGA
- a CDS encoding epoxide hydrolase family protein has protein sequence MMNNTEIRPFRIDIPQAELDDLRDRLARTRWANELELDYTGAVQTGPLPPEWEYGVPLSYVRRLADQWLTSYDWRKWEERLNSYPQFVTEIDGQNVHFFHVRSADPDAIPLVLTHGWPNTSLEYLDLIEPLTAPRNGEQAFHLVIPTVPGFGFSGPTRDRGWNRYRVAAAWAELMSRLGYERYGAHGNDGGSYVSPEVGRVDPEHVIGVHVTQLFSFPSGDPAELENLTEEEQGYLQFLQYFNENLGAYAKLQEQAPQNIAHALADSPTGQLAWIAQLLSSCSDEHVLTNATIYWLTNTGASSARFYFEDKHADHPKEPTTAPTALASFAFDFRPLRRFAERDHANIVSWHEFERGSHWATQDAPDLLVQDLREFFGSLK, from the coding sequence ATGATGAACAACACCGAGATCCGACCCTTCCGCATCGACATCCCGCAGGCCGAGCTCGACGACCTGCGCGACCGCCTCGCCCGTACCCGGTGGGCGAACGAGCTCGAGCTCGACTACACCGGCGCCGTCCAGACCGGCCCGCTGCCGCCGGAGTGGGAGTACGGCGTACCGCTGTCCTACGTCCGGCGCCTCGCCGACCAGTGGCTGACGTCGTACGACTGGCGGAAGTGGGAGGAGCGGCTGAACTCCTACCCGCAGTTCGTGACCGAGATCGACGGCCAGAACGTGCACTTCTTCCACGTCCGGTCCGCGGACCCGGACGCGATCCCGCTGGTCCTGACCCACGGCTGGCCGAACACCTCGCTGGAGTACCTCGACCTGATCGAGCCGCTGACCGCGCCGCGGAACGGCGAGCAGGCGTTCCACCTGGTCATCCCGACGGTCCCGGGCTTCGGGTTCTCCGGCCCGACGCGCGACCGGGGCTGGAACAGGTACCGGGTCGCGGCCGCCTGGGCGGAGCTGATGAGCCGCCTCGGTTACGAGCGGTACGGCGCCCACGGCAACGACGGCGGGTCCTACGTGTCGCCCGAGGTGGGCCGCGTCGATCCGGAGCACGTGATCGGCGTCCACGTCACGCAGCTGTTCTCGTTCCCGAGCGGCGACCCGGCCGAGCTGGAGAACCTCACCGAGGAAGAGCAGGGGTACCTGCAGTTCCTGCAGTACTTCAACGAGAACCTGGGCGCGTACGCGAAGCTCCAGGAGCAGGCGCCGCAGAACATCGCGCACGCGCTGGCGGACTCGCCCACGGGCCAGCTGGCCTGGATCGCCCAGCTGCTCAGCAGCTGCAGCGACGAGCACGTCCTGACCAACGCGACCATCTACTGGCTGACCAACACCGGTGCGTCGTCGGCGCGGTTCTACTTCGAGGACAAGCACGCCGACCACCCGAAGGAGCCGACCACCGCGCCGACCGCGCTGGCGAGCTTCGCCTTCGACTTCCGGCCGCTGCGCCGGTTCGCCGAGCGGGACCACGCGAACATCGTGTCCTGGCA
- the pgsA gene encoding phosphatidylinositol phosphate synthase — MLNRFRQFWTKVITPIATLLLKLGVSADMVTLVGTIAVSAGALIFFPRGQLWIGVLVITCFVFSDLIDGYMARTSGTSSKWGSFLDSTLDRIADGAVYGGLVMFYANSQAGDSTLMAAVTLWALVMGAVTSYARAKAESLGLKASGGLAERADRLVFTLILAFFSDLFDLPILLHIVIWYVAAASTITVVQRCLSVRKQVLADPDNAGLDTPPATPPAEPKND; from the coding sequence ATGCTTAACAGATTCCGGCAGTTCTGGACCAAGGTGATCACGCCGATCGCCACCCTCCTGCTCAAGCTCGGCGTGAGCGCCGACATGGTCACGCTGGTGGGCACCATCGCTGTGTCCGCCGGAGCGCTGATCTTCTTCCCGCGCGGCCAGCTCTGGATCGGCGTGCTGGTGATCACCTGTTTCGTGTTCTCCGACCTGATCGACGGCTACATGGCCCGGACCTCGGGGACCTCGTCGAAGTGGGGCTCGTTCCTCGACTCGACGCTGGACCGGATCGCCGACGGCGCGGTCTACGGCGGCCTGGTGATGTTCTACGCGAACTCGCAGGCCGGCGACTCGACGCTGATGGCCGCGGTGACACTGTGGGCGCTGGTGATGGGCGCGGTCACGTCGTACGCCCGGGCGAAGGCGGAGAGCCTCGGGCTGAAGGCGAGCGGCGGGCTGGCCGAGCGTGCCGACCGGCTGGTGTTCACGCTGATCCTCGCGTTCTTCTCCGACCTGTTCGACCTGCCGATCCTGCTGCACATCGTGATCTGGTACGTCGCGGCGGCGAGCACGATCACCGTCGTCCAGCGCTGCCTCTCGGTCCGCAAGCAGGTGCTGGCCGACCCGGACAACGCCGGCCTCGACACCCCGCCCGCCACCCCGCCGGCGGAGCCGAAGAACGACTGA
- a CDS encoding WYL domain-containing protein: MIETSARLLKLLTLLQSPRDWTGAELAEKLQVSPRTVRSDVERLRSLGYPVDATRGSVGGYRLGAGASLPPLLLDDDEAVAVVIGLRKAAGVAGVEEMSLRALAKLEQVLPSRLRRRVQTLASYTVQVPPDEPGPQVDPELLTQLAALCRDREQLRFDYLSHAGSETLRRAEPHRLVNWGRRWYLVAFDLDKQDWRTFRVDRVRPRIPTGPRFGPRPLPEDGDVAAYVSRRVSAAAWRYRATVVVAVRAAVLAERLPAAVGVIEPIDDESCLLQTGSDTVQSLALNLGLLEVDFVVRDAPPELTAYLERLADRYRRATSS; encoded by the coding sequence ATGATCGAGACCTCGGCGCGACTGCTGAAGCTGCTGACGTTGCTGCAGTCGCCACGCGACTGGACCGGCGCCGAACTGGCGGAGAAGTTGCAGGTGAGCCCGCGGACCGTCCGGAGCGACGTCGAGCGGCTCCGCTCGCTGGGCTACCCGGTCGACGCGACCCGCGGCTCGGTCGGCGGCTACCGGCTCGGCGCGGGCGCCTCGTTGCCACCGCTGCTGCTGGACGACGACGAGGCCGTGGCGGTGGTCATCGGGTTGCGCAAGGCCGCCGGCGTCGCCGGAGTCGAGGAGATGTCCCTCCGGGCGCTGGCCAAGCTGGAGCAGGTGCTGCCGTCGCGGCTGCGGCGCAGGGTGCAGACGCTCGCGAGCTACACCGTCCAGGTGCCACCGGACGAGCCGGGACCACAGGTCGATCCTGAGTTGCTGACCCAGTTGGCGGCGCTGTGCCGGGACCGCGAGCAGCTGCGCTTCGACTATCTGTCCCACGCCGGCTCCGAGACGCTGCGGCGGGCGGAGCCGCACCGGCTGGTCAACTGGGGGCGGCGCTGGTACCTGGTCGCCTTCGACCTCGACAAGCAGGACTGGCGGACGTTCCGCGTCGACCGGGTCCGGCCGCGGATCCCGACCGGTCCGCGGTTCGGCCCGCGCCCGCTCCCCGAGGACGGCGACGTGGCGGCGTACGTGTCGCGCCGGGTGTCCGCCGCGGCCTGGCGCTACCGGGCGACGGTCGTCGTCGCCGTCCGCGCGGCGGTGCTTGCAGAGCGATTGCCGGCGGCGGTCGGCGTGATCGAGCCGATCGACGACGAGAGCTGCCTGCTGCAGACGGGCTCCGACACCGTACAGAGCCTGGCGCTGAATCTGGGACTGCTCGAGGTGGACTTCGTCGTACGGGACGCGCCGCCGGAGCTGACGGCGTATCTCGAGCGGCTGGCCGACCGCTATCGGCGGGCGACGAGCTCGTAG